In the Cannabis sativa cultivar Pink pepper isolate KNU-18-1 unplaced genomic scaffold, ASM2916894v1 Contig7, whole genome shotgun sequence genome, GTACGAAAGACCACAATATGAAAACAAAATAGGGACCTTCAAGAACAGGTTTTATACATAAAAACATACTATCCCAGATTCCCAGCCCCGGACTAAATTGGAGAGTAGAACTCATTCACAGATTAACCTTACAAAGAATACTGAAATAAAATGCGACCAAGTCCTCCTAAATACCAAAATTTGATGATCATGCTACATTCTAGATATATTAATCTATATTACCCAACAACATTTAAACAAGAATCATGAAATAACCTGAATGCAGGAACTTTGAGAGGCTGCAAAGCATGAAATGCATTTGCAAATGCTGTCAAAATCTGCAGCAGAAAAAAGAaggttaaaatataaaaaacaaaatgTAATCATTTGTAGTGCAAGTGATATCTGATAAGAGAACCATATAGACCTGAAAGTTTGCGCCATCTACAAGGGGGTCTATGGAGCCAAGATCCTGAAGCCAATTGATAAACAATCTAAAATATGGTCTTGGATTAAAAGATGATTTCTTCTCTTCAGCATCTTTTTGAATGAATCTGACAGTAACTGCTAGAATCTGCCAAACATTATACATGTCAAACAACCAAAACATAATAAATTAGTCAATACTCTGAACTTAATAATCAATTTTTCTCACCTTAGACAAGAGAAATGGTTTATTGGTTCCCTGCTGCAagaggaaattatttatttagaatTCAGATCTTATTGCAAAAGAATTGAAAAAACACTGGAAATGTGCTTGCTGAGTGGGATGCCTACTAACCTTGAGAATTGAAAAGACGATTTTTGCATAAATATCAATTGCAAGAAATGACAAACTCTGCCCTTGAAGAGGTGCTTGCAATGTGCCTGAATTAATCACCTCAGAAGATAGGCAATGCGCAACAGAAAGTTCCTAAAACAGAAAAAAGATGAGGCCATGGCTCTTGTCAAATCATAACTAGCCTTTCCAAAGAAAGAGATCTCACTGTGAGGAGGCGGAAAAATCTCTCTGTCACGTCATCCCCTTTCAGCAGTCCATTTTGATGCAGCTGTAAAATGTAATGTGCACACGCTGCATCATTAGCACCAGGAAGTTCACAAATCCTGTACCACTCTGCAAACAGCCTCGAAACCTAACAAAAAGAAAAGCATTAGAGATGAGTTTCATGAGCATAAATGCCGTACAACTCTTTTCATATTAATTTCCATGGGTATCGAGTTACTCTGCTCTACCAAGTCAGAAAAACAAATCCTAAATAGCTCCCTCCCCACCCCCTAACACTACCAGAAAGAGATAATGATAACATCAGAAGTAtatatctaatatatttataacaataataataaaaagaaaaaacaattaaaaaatcatCTTCCCATAAAAGAGAGAAAAGGGAGTCAGCTAAGTAGAATTTCTCTATGGTTTGCATATTGCATATTCCCATACAACACTATCAACTTCAACCACCATTCCGAGTGTAAAAGTACATAGAAGAATATTTTATCCTCATTCTAGTGCTATTATCcatctaagaaaataaaaaatctagtTATCATCAAAGGTGAATGTTACTTAATCAATAACATAAATTATAAGGAATATACTTGGAAACTAAATGTCATGATACCTGCTCACGGAAACCAGCAGGATCTGGTTCAACAGACTCTACACTACTCAAGTCTTCCTTAACCATAGAGAGACCAGGAGCCTGTTAACAAAATACAAAGTTAAATAAAAGAATTGTTGAAATAGGTTACacacaaaagaaaaaatttgaccAAGATGTCTTTACTGACTTTCTTGTCTCTAGATTGTCGAGCCTTGTCATCCTTCCCAACATTAACACCAGAAGAAACAGCCACATTTGCTGAAGGATTCTTGACCATCTCAACCAACTGTTGCAATGACTCGGGAGACCCAGGCTTTGAAGCAAGCTGTGTTTCAGAATGATAAGTAAATGAGTTTATACATCAATATGCAAGGACATTCACTCATGCAAGACTGAACAAGTACAAACCTTTGCTAATGCATCTACAAGATTATGAAGTTCCGAAATTACTGTAGATTCTTCTACTGCCAATATTTGAAGAAGCGAAATAGCAAACTCCGTTGCAGCCTCTGCATGTTTAATGCActtagtaatatttttaaatgcAAGAAATAAAAGGAAATCAAAACAAAATCTTCTACATACTATTCCTTCCTCCATCAATAAGTTTTGCCATATGCACATTATACTCTGCAAGGTTTAACAATTCACTACGGATAAGGCCAACAGTAATATCTTTGTTAAACTTTCGCTCCTCGTCTGAATAAATCACCTGCGCAAAGTTGAAAAGTATTTGATCAATACAACCAGAATGTCACACTTTATAACAACAGAAATGGATACCAGCTCATTAAACTAAAGAACTAGGCAAACTCCAGTCCTTTCACCAGCCCAGAAAGCTGAAGACTTCGCAAAAATGATTAAAATGAAATAGATCCATAAAACTTCTTGCCAACATAATATCATCTGAGAGAGTCTACGTGGTAAACCCACAATATAAAACATGATTCAATGTTGAATGAGCATACCCAGCTAGTGAGCTCCTTGACAACTAGCTTGCACACATCCCGAATAGCAGTAAGGATCGTGAGAAGAGAACCAACATGAACATGGTTTGATGCATTTTCATATAAACCCTTGAAAACCTGTACCAAAATTTGAAACAATCTCAAGATATTGACATGTTGGGGCCAAACAAATGACATATCATCATCACTTGGGAATGAGTTAGCTAATTTCGTTAATCACTTGTATAGTTTTTAAagtagaaagaaagaaaaaaaattgcaataaGTACTACGAACCTTTTGAGCAACAGCTAAGGCAGCTTCATCACGGCTTACGCATCTAAGTATGATCTCTGGAACTTCAGTAACAATTCCCTGTAAACATGTCCCCCAAAAAAAGGATTTAAATAACACCCTAATGCAAAGTTGATGAATGTACAAAGTCAAACAAAAAGCATAAttacacataaaataataatataaaaaattaatgataaaaAGGATGCCATCACAGAATCAAAACATGATATTGAAAGATCATAACACATTGAATGGAACCTTCAAATTAACATTCTTTACCATatctgattaaaaaaattaaatacctgAATTTCTGCTTCTCTAGCTTCATTAGTTATCAAAGATTCAAGCTGAAACAATCAAAAAGGAAGTCAGCTACTACGTTATATAAAATCCTCCGTGGCAGAATAGAATCCATTTGCAAGAAAAACAGGTTCATTTTTGCACCAGGACCCAAGAATATTGAAATGCAATGGGTAAGGCCAGAATGTTACAAAAGATCATAACCTTTCTCACAGAAacgaaaataaaaattgaaagttGTGGCAAATTAGAAAACACAATCCCACATTTCAgaagaaaaacaagaaaaaaaaattcttatgtCCAAAGACCAACATAAACATTGGCTTGAATGTGAAGCAAACTAAACAACCTTAGATAAGTAATGGgaccataaaataaaaaatagatggGGACAAAAAAGCATGCAGAACCTTTTGTGAAACAATCTGGTATTTATCCAACGCATCCCTCGTACTAAGTGAAGGGTCTGATAAGCTACTTCCAAGACGCTCACCAGCAGCAGGTGAAGGCAATGGCTGCGAAGAAGTTCCAGATTCCTGGTAATAAATTTAAAGCTTGAAGTTTAATTTTCAGAACCATAAACAAGCTCATTTTCAACATCAATATGTGAGCATCCAACCTTAGCAGCATCAGTGTACTCCACTGAATGTAACTCAGGCAGAGAAGAAACAGTAGCAAATGAACCAACGACAGGATCACTTTCAGAACTATGTTGGGTAACAGCTTCAGCCACACCAACATGCAATGAGGAAGCACTGAAAATCCCAAAAAGGTAAGCAATTAATAAGTTGAAAAAGAAACAAATTCTGCTGAAATAAGAACAGAGTCAATCCTCAGTACAGCCTCCTGATCTTGTTTCGCGCACAAAGTCTagtttgttcaaaaaaaaaaaattgacgaTGGTGAATATTACAAACCTAAGATGCAGAGCTGAATTAGTAGAATCAATAGCCTCGTCCACTGGACGGGAGACAGAGTCAAAACCCAAGCTTCCAGATGCAGAAGAATATGCTGGACTAAGTTGTGTTGAAGCTGTACCATAAGCACCAGCTAGACCAGTATTTGCAGTTGAAGCAGAGGCACCAGCAGGCACAGCATGCGAACTCTGACTAGACTGATTTTGCAAAGGAAGCCGGACAAAGTCCTAAAAACAATAACAGAATACAAGATCTGAGTACATTAAAAACAATTTCCTATTAAAAGGAATGCACTAAGTACACCAATCGACAAGTGCTAACCTCATATACTCTCTGTTGAGAAAGCGACAAATGACCAGGTTTAGGACGAAGAGACTCTGGCACAACACCCATTGATCCTTGAGTGTACACGTTAGCATCAAAAAAGTTGGCGCCAACACCGTCTCTATGGTTCCTCCTCAATGAAAGTTGTTGATTTATTTCTCCATCAATGCTTTGTATGGCCTACACATGCAGGCACAATCAGCATAAAGACTACAAAGCCACCAGTGGGTGACATTCAAGTTATAAATAAAGAGTTATATGCTTCTTCATAAATCACCAATTACTCagccaaaatatatatatatataatagagagACACAAATGGATGTTTTTGGTCATAGGCATAGCTTGATGCTATCACCTCCTCTTTAGGTCCTAAGTTCGGATCCCCTCCCccaatatcaaaaaaaaaaacacaaaaaagcaTAGGCTTTTAATTTAAAGTGAAGTTCAGATACTGCTTCAACTCAGTGCAATGGTAATAAGTTGGTTTCAATGTAGAGCAGCAGGCACCTATACATGAGAAATGACAATGACAAGATTTGGGATGGATTTTATAGTTGAATGATAAAGATGCTCATCTATGATCACCAGCTTCACAAGTGAATCTCTAATGTCCAGAAAATAATGATCACCAGCATCTATCAGCATCATTTGTACACAAACGTAAGGAGCTAAACTGTCCTCACATTCTCTTCAACTTATTAAAATAAATCTTCTgttgagtttttttttcttttttagtcaAATCATTTTTCTTTAAGCAAGAGCTGAGCAAAATGTTCCCAAAGGCAAATCGTCCTATAGTATCACATATTGGAACAGAAAATTGTCTTTAGATATCTTATATGATATTacctaaatttattttatttccaatGTAATAGCAATAATAGTTCCCTAAGGTGGTGTttagttggaggtaatgaaTTGGAATAGAATGGAAAAcaaaacaatttttattccattcctttgtttagttgcattttaaagtattagaatatCATTTCAATGGAATGACTTTCCCATCATTTTGGTGGAATAACTATTCCATTTCGAAGTGGAAGGAAAGACCATTCTAATGCaagatgagaaaaaatttaataatttttttatgaattttttatgcGATTTAAATATGATTCCCTTCAATTCCTATTCCCACTCCTATTCATATTCCTATGTTTTCATtccttccaaccaaacgccacctaaatgtCCAAATGGCACATGAATCTTCATCAAAAGTAAACAATTTGATACTCGGCTCTAAACTCTAAACTCATGcaaacaaattaatatatttgtttAGCAAAACAAACCTTATCGGTTGCAGCCTGCTCAATGACTGCACAGCCAAGATCCAAATTGTCATTGGTAACAATTTGAACTGCTTGTTCCAGAAGTTCACTAGCAAGATTCAAACCCTGAAGTGAATTCCTCAGTTGACTCAGTATAGAAGTTCGCAAGGGTTCCTGCCCATCAAACAACAAACATAGTTCTAAACACACGATTAAGGAAGAAGAAGTTGGGAAGAACAAACAAAGAAAGAACTTCTtggttaaaaaaatatacaaaaagaaaCAAGTATGTCCCCCACCTAGAAACAATAAACATTGAATTGGggtaaaaaaaaaccaaatatctaaaaagaaacaagtattttccaaaatgcacaataagattaaaaaaaaccTTGCACGTCACATGCGCTAGACTTCCTGCCAGACTTGCAACCATCAAGTGTGCTGCATTGAATATACGTGTTTCATCCGATTCCATGGCATAATCCTACAAATGCAATCAATTAATTATAGTGAAATATAAAACGTGGAAATCAGAAGGCTACCTAACTGAGAAACATATCTAAGATGATGTAGCTCCATTATTATACAGAAGATGGCATTAGGCTAAGCATCTCTAGAACCGTCAGACGTGAGAGAAAACTCATTTGAACAATGTTAAATTATAGCAAAAGAACTTGCcacaaactaaaaaaaacatAGAATAAGCCAGTAAACAAAGATGAAACCATTCAACATTGAAGGTACCAAACTACAGAACAAGTCTGGGCTGTACCCATTTCTTAATTAATCATGTATGTCATCATATAAAGAAGAATGAACCAACCTTTAAAACAAGTTCCTTAGTTGTCTGGGTAGCTATAGAAACACTACGTTGAACAATACTAGGCACTATCTCTTTAATAGCTCTATCCATCGCGATCGGAACAACTCTACAAAATACAAGAGAGATTAGTGTTAACAACACCCAAGCAGTTttacacccaaaaaaaaaagagcggggggggggggggaaagGTATTCATAGCACCTCTGAAAATGCATGTGCAAGCCCAACGCACTAAGCTTCTGGTTGATGATGACATGAGTACCAATGTTAGGTACTGGTGTGGGAAGCTACAAACAGAAGAAAAAGAGACGTGAAAGTTCTCATCAATGATTCAATCTAATTGCTCTTCACATAATAAAGGAAAGTAAAAGAGAGGAAAGAAGGATACCTGACTAACAGAGAATGGTGACTGAGGAGTAGCTTGTAGCAGTCCTTGTGCAGATGGAAGCTGATCAGACAATCCTAAAGCTGCCAACTTATCATCCTCCATTAATGTACCAGACGAAAGATGTAGAGGAGCAGCATACTAGgccaaaaaacaaataataaaacattAGAATATCAAACCAAAGAGAACCCAGAAAAAGTTATTGCTGGCAAAACCAACCTGAGATAATAAATGAGGATGTCCTGCAGAATTAGATGAAGGAGCAACCTCAAGTGGTAGCTCAACTTGATTTAGTGGAGACATTAGGGTTGATTTAACTTCAGCAACCATTTGAGGTTGCGATGCTCCCACATCTTTATTAGAAAAATCAGGATTTCCTTCAACTTCTCTCTTGCGATCCTTCAGAAGGGCAGTTGGTGTTATCTCCTTCAAATCCACATTTAGGTTTTTGAATAGAACCTGAGACAAAAAATTAGCAAAGTTTGattaaaaaacacacacacacacatatacataGGATCAACCATTGGTCAGAGAAACTACAGCATAACTAGTACCTCAATGTCGAATTTCAGATTCATTTTCAAGTTTGGCATCGAATAAATTTCAGCAAGTAATCCAAGAATTCCCATAGTCCAGGGATTGGGAGGTTGATATGCTAGACTGACATTGCATGGTTCCAGGACCTGCAAGTGGCGGAACATTAGCCCTACATCACCTAACTCAGAATGGCAGGCATGATTAGTataaagtatatatttatagttataTACCTTTGATGTGAATGGTATTACAGCAATCATCAAGCCCTTCTCATATGCCTGTGGAGACAATGAACATGAGCAAAATAACCAAAAAGAATAAAACAAAACAGGAGGAGAGTAATGAGGGCACACAGAAAGGAAAATAGCTGACAAAATTAGTACCTCTATAATCAAGGATTTGGGATCTATTTCCCGAGCCCGTAAAACTTGGTTTCTTCCAATTGTCAACTTTCCAAGCCAGCTtcctaaattttttaataatgaacGCTCTTCTGAACTTGATTTTATTAGCTCTGACCCCAAAAGAACCTAAATTGCGCAAAAATGTTAAAGTCCAACGCATCAAATCAAGTATAAAAACACAAAATGCTCAATATTAAACTTGTCAGACATAACCTTGCAGTTCTCATAAGTGGCCTGAATAATCTCTTTATTCAAGGCCTTTGCATTTACTTTGTCCAGGAATTTCAAGTACAAATCATGAAAATTTGGCTCAATACTTGCCCTGTAAAAATAGTTTCAGGAGATTTAATGAACTTTTGAACATAATATAATTGACGTTCAACTGCTAGAATCAACTGATCACAAAAGTACCAGGGCTTTATTTCACATATCATAATATGTTttatactaaaacaataataagacTCTTGGAAAAGAAAGATTCTTCTTCTATTGTTTTAAATGTGTAATCAGCTCACAAATTGAAGACCCTGACTAGTTTTTTGACTAACTGGAATGTTCGAAAaactccaaaaattaattactttgtGCTAAGTGATACCTAAATATATTTAACAGAGCACATGTATACATATACCATGTCtaaataacataatttttttacaatgcATGGCATTTCAAAAAGTCTAACCTTTTCATAACCATGTATTGTGCAAACCATGGATAGTGCTGCTCTTTCAATATGTCAATGAATTCCTTTGATTTAGCTTCAAGATTAGCAGaagaaatattattaattataaacgAGATCTTGTCCTGAACCTCTGATGCTGGAGCCTGTTAACAGAACATGGGAGTTTATTTCAGATCAAGAAAACATAAAGTAACAAAACAAAATAGACTCATGATTTCCTTTCTCCCAAGGCAGTTGATGGGTCTGCACATCTGCCATACAAAGGTATGCAATACATTTCTAacattgaaatttaaatttcttcaAAGAGCCAAAATTTATTGGAACATGTATATTTTTAACAAATTATATATTGAAGCTAAAATGCATTCAATGATAGAAGTTTCAATATAATCTTAAGGAAATGGATGCTGAAAGCTATATTAGGTAAGTTCAAAAAGAATATCTGAGCAACAGAATATGACCCTACTATTATAATAAactgtaataaaattaaatacctCTATAGGAGTATCCCTTTTCTCCGCAGCAGCAACTAATGTTTCAATGTTCAGAGCTGACCCAAACCCTGTATGATACGATGTTTAAAAAGGCACCCACACTCAAAGAAGGAATACAAGAAATGACAAAAAAGAGGGGAAATTACTTGTGGAAGGAACTCCTCTTGTAGAACGAACAAATCCTTGGGTAGAAGAAAGCATTGCCGGAGAACTAGTTGCACTATGTAACTGCAGTTTTTCAGTAACATAACACTTAGGTTGGACATTAGATTACTACATGAAGACAAGAGCATGTACtaaatatttttgaataatCAAAGCTTACTTTCTGAGCACTACTAGCTTCACCAATAGGAGCACCTGGTGTTTGCACGACAGAAGATAAAGGTGGTTTGTCATTGGATGAAGCCACAGGGACCTTATGACGCTCATCAAAAGAGCTATCATGTCTCTGTTGAAGCTGCAGAGAAGAAGAGAGTTGCTGCCCAGAGTGCATGGTACCAGGGACATTCAACTGTAACTAACCAAAATTGTGTTAGGCAATCATTCCATCTAATGTTTtctaaaatgtatttttaaattTCCATTTCAACAAACAGTAGCAATAGAACTGAAGTGTGGTTGTACTgcaaaacataaattaaaaaaatgatgcATTGACTGGCATGCTAGCTTAAAAATAAGATGCGTCAAAAGGAATCTGTCTATAGTGCCACAAGAGTGTTATCtatattatgattatatattCATACCAATATTGACTAGACACgccttataataattaatactaaaGTAATAGTGATAGTGAAATATGTGGAGCACAAACAGCTAGTAGCATGAGCTTGGTGATGGAAACCTAAAAAAATTAGTGCATGAAGCATATTTTCTCACGTTCAAACCATGTCAGTAAACAGAAAGTCATCATGCTACAATGAAGTAAGGCACACTTGAGAAGAAAAGCATAGTATCTAatggaagagaaaaaaaaaagatggcaACCATGGCTTTCGTCCTCTCTCTACCCATTTAGCCAAATTATATTGCATCACACAAGACAAGAAATAGGAATCACGACTTACATCCATATGTCCTGATGCCACTTGATATGGGCCATGGTGATGAGCAGAAGAAGCCTGGTTGCCCCCTTCAGAGTCTGAATGACCTGATGAAATCCTAGCTAGAGCTTGTTCAATGAAAGTAACTAGCTCTAAATGAGTACTACGTAGATGGGAAATTTGTAATATATGGTTGCAGTATTGCGGCCACTCTATAAGGCGATCCACAAACTGCTCCAAAGCCTTGGTACCAAACACAAACATCTGCATGTCAAGAGAGGGAAAAGAGCATAAGCAAAAATAAAATACCAAGTGAATGAAAGAAATTCAATAATAGATACAAACTTTTGAATCAGCAGGTTTGCGCAATGCATCCAGAACACCGCGTAGAGCAATCCCAAGTGGAAGATGAGTTACAAGTTGATGCTTGATAACAGAACCTAGGATATACACCAACACCAGAGTATACAAAATTTAAATCAACTCAAAGACATAGTTGCCATAAAATCaatgaaattaaaatatgattggCTTCATAGGAGTAAACCACAATAAGGGTATGCACATAATGTATATCGATATGAAAGACAAAGAACCAATGAAAACGAAATGCAATCAGCTTGAGTGCATAATTCAGATACGTAAATTTAATTGACTTTATAAGATCATGCTCTAGAGATCAAATGTAAAGATAAGAGTAATTCAGATATGTTAATCTAACAGTCAATTATTTAGGAAGTATTAAAGCTACATCTTTTCTTCAAAGAAATTTGATGATTGAATGCAATGCATCATTACAAAAGCATTTGAATAACTAACTAAATAAGATCATGCTCTAGAGATCAAATGTAAAGATAAAGTAAGTAAAATGCCAAACTGATCCATTATTGCTATTTGAGCCACTAAAAAACAATGCTATCTATCAGCACAGGAAGAAATTACTATCTATAAGCATCAACCTTATACTTTAAAATCAAAATGAATGACAAGAAACAGTCATTTCATAAACACCaggaaaattatatgaaatccATAAAAATGCTACAAACTCACCAAAAAGAATGGCTGCAATCTTCAATTGCTTTTCCGGATACTTTGGAAAGAACATGTACTCCTCAAACAGATTTGCAATCATGcactcaaaaattaagttctTCCTGTAAGTTTGTGCAACAATGTCATCTATTACTTCTCAAGATATATACATGAACATTAGTAAGTGATATCAACATATCAGGACATCTATAAACAAAAAGATTCTCTAACAAATGGTCACAATCAAAACATAAAACATGTGCCAAACAGGAAAAATATCTGGCATCATATTTTCTTGAAGTTTTTGTTGTTTACATCAATGCCGCACAACTTGGAATCAATGTAAAATTGAAAGATAAGTGATGATTCCTCCTCAAGAACAAGCAAAAACATTCATAATTAAAAGGTTTGCAATATGAAGAACGCAAAcaacataattatttatatgtc is a window encoding:
- the LOC133033427 gene encoding uncharacterized protein LOC133033427 isoform X2; amino-acid sequence: MLKFSSTTANQIRFVLQSLTEANADSVIQDLSQFVEYETEGRILLLQTCLDHLNRYRTDAKNATLEIVVAAIFKCLLDRPNFSTVFCESLRNSEISEAILENFSNALHLSASEKICIGLALSDSENSDTRICGKNFCMAQIEELCANPVALNSSEQILNIIMFLQQSEGLSKHVDSFIQMLSLVQPKDVSQFVLTPSVSDEQREANFLKNMDLLHEGEDNDFDAILAEMEKEMSLGDIMKELGYGCTVDASQCKDILSLFLPLNEITISKILGTITCSHAGLEDSQNSFSTFGMALGCNTLSELPSLNSWNIDVLIDTIKQLAPSTNWIHVIENLDHEGFYIHNQEALSFFMSVYKRVSQEPFPLHAICGCVWKNTEGQLSFLKYAVSAPPEVFSFSHSQRQLENFGPNIQVGHANHAWLCLDLLDVLCQLSERGHASTARSMLDYPLQHCPEVLLLGIAQINTAYNLLQHEVSAIVFPTIVKNSMASSIILHLWHVNSKLVLRGFADAHKCDLDIITKILDLCQELKILSPVLDMTPSSFSIKLAALASKKELVDLENWLSGNLNTYKDIFFEECLKFLKEIQFGGSHDFSTRPFQHSGAISNLYADATSTFLKALKSHTGLITSSQLSEELERLDVSIVDSNPRLQNGGTADSSTDGYADDIEAEANSYFHQMFSGNLTIAEMVQMLARFKESSVNRKNLIFECMIANLFEEYMFFPKYPEKQLKIAAILFGSVIKHQLVTHLPLGIALRGVLDALRKPADSKMFVFGTKALEQFVDRLIEWPQYCNHILQISHLRSTHLELVTFIEQALARISSGHSDSEGGNQASSAHHHGPYQVASGHMDLQLNVPGTMHSGQQLSSSLQLQQRHDSSFDERHKVPVASSNDKPPLSSVVQTPGAPIGEASSAQKLHSATSSPAMLSSTQGFVRSTRGVPSTRFGSALNIETLVAAAEKRDTPIEAPASEVQDKISFIINNISSANLEAKSKEFIDILKEQHYPWFAQYMVMKRASIEPNFHDLYLKFLDKVNAKALNKEIIQATYENCKVLLGSELIKSSSEERSLLKNLGSWLGKLTIGRNQVLRAREIDPKSLIIEAYEKGLMIAVIPFTSKVLEPCNVSLAYQPPNPWTMGILGLLAEIYSMPNLKMNLKFDIEVLFKNLNVDLKEITPTALLKDRKREVEGNPDFSNKDVGASQPQMVAEVKSTLMSPLNQVELPLEVAPSSNSAGHPHLLSQYAAPLHLSSGTLMEDDKLAALGLSDQLPSAQGLLQATPQSPFSVSQLPTPVPNIGTHVIINQKLSALGLHMHFQRVVPIAMDRAIKEIVPSIVQRSVSIATQTTKELVLKDYAMESDETRIFNAAHLMVASLAGSLAHVTCKEPLRTSILSQLRNSLQGLNLASELLEQAVQIVTNDNLDLGCAVIEQAATDKAIQSIDGEINQQLSLRRNHRDGVGANFFDANVYTQGSMGVVPESLRPKPGHLSLSQQRVYEDFVRLPLQNQSSQSSHAVPAGASASTANTGLAGAYGTASTQLSPAYSSASGSLGFDSVSRPVDEAIDSTNSALHLSASSLHVGVAEAVTQHSSESDPVVGSFATVSSLPELHSVEYTDAAKESGTSSQPLPSPAAGERLGSSLSDPSLSTRDALDKYQIVSQKLESLITNEAREAEIQGIVTEVPEIILRCVSRDEAALAVAQKVFKGLYENASNHVHVGSLLTILTAIRDVCKLVVKELTSWVIYSDEERKFNKDITVGLIRSELLNLAEYNVHMAKLIDGGRNKAATEFAISLLQILAVEESTVISELHNLVDALAKLASKPGSPESLQQLVEMVKNPSANVAVSSGVNVGKDDKARQSRDKKAPGLSMVKEDLSSVESVEPDPAGFREQVSRLFAEWYRICELPGANDAACAHYILQLHQNGLLKGDDVTERFFRLLTELSVAHCLSSEVINSGTLQAPLQGQSLSFLAIDIYAKIVFSILKQGTNKPFLLSKILAVTVRFIQKDAEEKKSSFNPRPYFRLFINWLQDLGSIDPLVDGANFQILTAFANAFHALQPLKVPAFSFAWLELVSHRSFMPKMLTGNGQKGWPYIQRLLVDLFQFMEPFLRNAELGVPVHFLYKGTLRVLLVLLHDFPEFLCDYHFTFCDVIPPSCIQMRNIILSAFPRNMRLPDPSTPNLKIDLLAEISQSPRILSEVDAALKAKQMKNDVDEYLKTRQGSSFLTDLKQKLLLPPSEVAAAGTNYNVPLINSLVLYVGMQAIQQLQARTSHSQSSQNVPLAVFLVGAALDIFQALIVDLDTEGRYLFLNAVANQLRYPNTHTHYFSFILLYLFAESNQEIIQEQITRVLLERLIVNRPHPWGLLITFIELIKNPRYNFWNRGFIRCAPEIEKLFESVSRSCGGPKPVDESMVSNWVSENAH